CCGGACAGCTTATGTCCCCGCTCGCCTACGCGCGTGTCGTAGCCGTCGGGCAGCCTGACGATGAAATCATGCGCGTTGGCGATCTTGGCCGCCCGCATAATTTCCTCCGGCGTCGCGTCGGACTTGGAATACGCGATATTGTCCGCGATCGAGCCGTCGAATAGGAACGTCTCCTGCAGGACGACGCCGATTTGCCTTCTTAAATCGGATTGGCCGATGCTGCGGATCGGGACGCCGTCGATGCGGATGTCTCCCTCGTCCGTGTCGTAAAATCTGCATATGAGATTGATGAAGGTCGACTTGCCGGCTCCCGAATGACCGACCAAACCGATCATCTCCCCGGCCTTTACTTGCAGATTGATATCTTTTAATACCGGGTGGTGTTTCTCGTAACCGTAGGTAACATTTTCGAAGACGACATCGCCCTTGATCACGCCGAGCGGCGCCGGCTCGAGCGCGTCGGGCACTTCAGACGGGGTATCCATAATTTCGAACACCCGATGGGCGGCGGCCATCGCATTGCTGGCCCAGTTGATCATCTGGCTGACCCATTGCAGCGGCCCGAACAGCATACCGAGGTACGCGATAAGGGCCATCAAGACCCCTAACTGCATCTCGCCGTTCAACACCTTGTTGCCCCCGCTGTACCATATCAGGAGCGTACCGATTCCCGCGATAAGGTTGAACGCCGGGAACATGAACTGCCAGAGCCCCTCCATCCGAATGTTGTTCCGAACGACGTCGACGTTGGCGTCGCCGTAGCGGGACATCTCCTCTCGCTCTCGGCCGAACGCCTTGACTACGCGAACGCCCTGCAGCGAGTCGCCGACCAGCGTATTGAGCCGGAATATGGAACGCCATTGCTGGTACCAACGGCGTCCGATCTTCGGCCAGATCGTCATCGACACCGCCACCATGACCGGCATCGGCAGCAGCGCGAACAAGGACAGCTTCCAATCCAGCGCGAACATAATGACGAAAATGGCGACGATGCGCATCGACTCGCCGCAGACGAAGACGACGCCGTCCGTCATGAACTGGCGCATCGCTTCCGCGTCGTTGTTGACGCGGCCGATGAACTGCGACGTCTGCCGACGGTCGAAGAAGGCCAGCGACAGTCTCATCAACGACCCGTAAATGTCCTTGCGCAGATCTCCCATCAGCTTGGAGCCGACCCACACTCCGATGAATCCTCTTACCG
The nucleotide sequence above comes from Paenibacillus antri. Encoded proteins:
- a CDS encoding ABC transporter ATP-binding protein translates to MPTRDRLPDHLRKQLTGELLFSAKTDLLPDGRFGLQWIAVTRSDIAIWPEEGPAALRLSTAELKDARAVGGIGGGALLADTEGGPVVIARYTAALSPVFTFAAKLIGALAKKEELPVASERDFPRYCPTCGNPLAEGTQVCQQCLNNGKVAGRMLRYAKPYKLQLALAACMLVGTTLVELVPPYLTKVIIDDVLQAKSMGSTLLLVISGLGLTMLLMSAMQTVRGFIGVWVGSKLMGDLRKDIYGSLMRLSLAFFDRRQTSQFIGRVNNDAEAMRQFMTDGVVFVCGESMRIVAIFVIMFALDWKLSLFALLPMPVMVAVSMTIWPKIGRRWYQQWRSIFRLNTLVGDSLQGVRVVKAFGREREEMSRYGDANVDVVRNNIRMEGLWQFMFPAFNLIAGIGTLLIWYSGGNKVLNGEMQLGVLMALIAYLGMLFGPLQWVSQMINWASNAMAAAHRVFEIMDTPSEVPDALEPAPLGVIKGDVVFENVTYGYEKHHPVLKDINLQVKAGEMIGLVGHSGAGKSTFINLICRFYDTDEGDIRIDGVPIRSIGQSDLRRQIGVVLQETFLFDGSIADNIAYSKSDATPEEIMRAAKIANAHDFIVRLPDGYDTRVGERGHKLSGGEKQRVAIARAIIHDPRILILDEATASVDTETERQIQEAISRLVQGRTTFAIAHRLSTLRNADRLVVLERGKIVEVGTHEQLLEKEDGVYRKLVDAQKELSKIKGVEG